From Microbacterium sp. CGR2:
TGCTGGGTGCTTCCAGGCGATGACATCCGTCTTGCCGCAGCCATGCGCTCCTGGGGATGGACACCACTGATACTGCCCTTCACTGGAACCACCATCGGTCACTCTCTCACTCTCGTCGCGGGTGAATGGGGGTGCGCGATCGATGTGCACACGTCGTTCCCCGGGATGCGTGCCCACCCTGATGAAGCCTTTCGACTGCTCCGCGAGTCTGCCGAACCGCGGAGCTTCGCCGGTGTGCGGGCGTGGACGCCGCCTCGCGACGTCCACGCGGTGTTGTCGGCGCTCCATGACATGCGACCGCACAACGGTGTGGCTCCATCCGACCACGCGGTCGAGAAGGCGTCCACGGTGCTATGTGCGGCAGGCCGCGGCGTAGTGACCGTCATTGATCGACTCGACGCCGGCTACGTTCTGCGTGCCCCGCTGGAGCGTTCGTTCGCAGAGGTAGCGAACCGTTACAACGACTCGTTACCACCGCGGGACTGGGGCCTGCGTATGGAGACCGCTTCGTCGCTGCGTCATCTCAAAACCTTGAAGTTTGTGCCCGTGCGATACCGTCTCCGAGCACTAGTCCGGCTGGTCTGGCCAACTGTCGAAACGATGAGGATCGCGTTGGAAGATCCCCGCGCCACTCATAGGACAGTGTTCTTCGCCCGCGTCAAACGAGTCGGAGTAAGCGCCAGAAAGCTGACCGCGCGGCGGTGAGGGCCGGATGGCGTCTGGGCACTATCAGGAGTTTCGGTGCGCTCATGCGGTTGAATGGACGGGATGACTAGCATGCACCAGAGCCGCGCCAGCTTGCGCGCAGATGAGAATCGGAAGCAGTCCCGGCGTACCCGGCGGCGGCGGTGGGTGTGGCTTGCCGTCGGTGTCGTGGTGCTCGTCATCGCGGTTGCTGCCGCGCTGTCTGCTGTCGCGGCATCCAAGGCGCTCTCTGTACGGGATGCGTTGACTCCTGCGGTCCCTATCGCGAGCGGGATACCGGCAAAGGTGCTCGCGGGTGATGTTGAGGGAGCCGCGGCGGACGCGGCATCGCTGAAGAAGCTTTCAACAGAGGCCGTCGCGTTCACAGAAGGTGATGACTGGCGATTGGCCGAGATGGTTCCGGGCGTGGGGCAGAACCTCGCCGCGGTCCGGACAGCCGCAGAGAGTATCGACGAAGTCGCGGACTTCTCAGTGGAGTCGTTGCCCGACCTCGATCTCACCGCGTTCCGACCGGTCGACGGCGCGATCGATCTCACGGCAATTCACCGATTGGAAGGCGTCGTGACCGCTGGAGCGAACGCGTTCGCAGGCGTCAGCGCCAGAATCGATGCCGCAGACCGCACGTTCCTCCTGCCGCCGGTCGTGGAGGCCCTCGAAACGTTGGACGCCGCAGTTGCGGGGGTCGACGAGACACTCGGAACGCTGTCGCCCATTCTCGAAGTGCTTCCGGGGGCTCTTGGTGAGGGCGCACCCCGAACGTATCTGTTGATGTTTCAGGGCAACTCGGAGCTTCGAGCGGCGGGCGGAAACCCAGCGGCCCTCGCGCTCGTTACTGCTACGGACGGGCGTATCGAACTCACGACCCAGGCTACGAGCGTGCAGTTCGCCAATGCGCGACCCGAGAGCATCGCTCCGCTCGATGCGGAAACCGAGCACCTCTACTCCGACATCATCGGCCGTTGGATACCGAACATGACAGCCACGCCGGATTTCCCCACCACTGTCGAGATCATGCGCGCCTGGTGGGCCGATGAAGGT
This genomic window contains:
- a CDS encoding DUF4012 domain-containing protein — translated: MVLVIAVAAALSAVAASKALSVRDALTPAVPIASGIPAKVLAGDVEGAAADAASLKKLSTEAVAFTEGDDWRLAEMVPGVGQNLAAVRTAAESIDEVADFSVESLPDLDLTAFRPVDGAIDLTAIHRLEGVVTAGANAFAGVSARIDAADRTFLLPPVVEALETLDAAVAGVDETLGTLSPILEVLPGALGEGAPRTYLLMFQGNSELRAAGGNPAALALVTATDGRIELTTQATSVQFANARPESIAPLDAETEHLYSDIIGRWIPNMTATPDFPTTVEIMRAWWADEGLPPFDDVIATDPVALSYIMNATGPIPLETGETLTSENAVPLLLNEVYFKYGDGSDQNPQDLFFASAAAQIFAKITSGVDNPLAFFDALGKASDEGRMKIWSSNPEIGDMISGTKLSGTLPTTNADKTVAGVFFNDTTGAKTDYYADASVVSSTNQCTSSGAPEFAQTITLANNITPEQAADLPYFITGPHYQPGLIATDVVVYTPVGATIESWKVDGAQSATLVSEGTHLGRSAVRISVILTPQTAATISVAMKGAEGTTGGEYGAYDVWTTPMVRDTPVTLEPSSCG